A stretch of DNA from Artemia franciscana chromosome 6, ASM3288406v1, whole genome shotgun sequence:
taggaggagaaacctaaaatcttggaaaacacttacagtggagggatcgtgatgaaacttcgtgggaaaaataagcacaagtcctagatacatgattgacataaccggaacagatctgctctctttggggtatttggggggggagttaattccgaaaaagtagaaaaaatgtggtatttttaacttacgaacgggtgatcggatctcaatagaatttgatatttaaaaagatatcgtttttcaaagctcttattttcaatctccaccggatctggtgacattggggtgagttttggggggacctaaaatcatggaaaaggcttagagtggagggatcgggatgaaacttggtgggaaaaataagcataaatctTAGATACATGGTTGATATaattggaaaggatccgctctgtttgggggaatttggggggaggagggttaattctgaaaaattagaaaaaatgacgtattttaacttacgaaggagtgatcggatcttcatgaaacttcatatttagaaggacctcgtaactcaggtttcgtattttaaatctcaaccagatccagcgtcattgggggggggggtcagaaatcttagaaaatacttaaagcggagagatcaggatgaaactggatgggaagaataaaaaagtcTAGTATACGTGAATAACGTAACTGGAcgggatcctctctctttggaggagttgggggggaattcgaaaaaataaggtatttgtaacttacgaacgggtgataagatcttaatgaattttgatatttagaaggatcttgtgctttgaagctcttatttgaaatttcgaccagatcctgtgacattggggggggggttgtagggggaaaccggaattcttggaaaacgtgaaaattggggtatttttatcttacgaataggtgatcggatcttaatggaacttgatatatagaaggatcttttatCTTAGATGTTCTATTTTTGACTCGAATCGGATGCGGGGACATAggggctggaggagggaaacggaaatcttggaaaacgcttagagtggagagatcggatgaaacttgatgggaataaTAAGTACcagctctagatacgtgattgacataattggaacggatccgttctctttggaggagctaggggggttaatttgaaaaattagaaaaattgaggtatttttaacttaagaacgagtgaccggatcttaatgaaatttgatatttagaagtaattcacatctcagagctctaatttcaaatctcgactggatctgttgacattggaagGAGTTGGAGgcggaaatcggaaatcttggaaaacgcttagagtagaggaattgggatgaagctggGAAGatagaatatgcaaattttgtagatgcgtgattgacgtaatcgtactgtattcgctctctttggggaagttggggggaggagttcagtGTTTTGGcgggtttggtgcttctggacgtgctgggACGatcaaaattggtaggcgtgtcagggagctgcacaaattgacttgataaagtcattttcccagattcgtctacctgggggggctaaagggagaggaaaaattagaaaaaatgaggtatttataacttacgagtgggtgataggattttaatgaattttaatatttagaaggacatcgtgactctgagctcttatttaaaaatcccgaccggcattaagcctctgattttccttttaaatcaacctattgattcttagaattttgttagagctcataccatatgaggtcttggctcttagctcttctggccttgtcacaagtgccatatgagctcttagctcttgttattcaATGTgtaagtttttatttctaaacttgaaaattgtttttatttatttaattaccgtTACCCAATATCATATCAGAAGGCGGGTTTATTTGCCTGTGGTTCATTGatacttttcaaatttatcagcAAAGTAGAGCATATCTTCGCAAACTATAATTATAAAGTCATTATTACCCAAAATTCAAAACAACTTTACCGTTAAACCTAAGGCTTTAATTGCATCAAACGTCAAATACTTTGAATTCCTCATTTACCACTCATTTACCTCATTTACCAATGGTAACAACATTTAAGTAAATGATTGAATTTGTATTTACAgtgtcgtaaaaaaaaattactttcccaaggggggggggagtagtaGAGCTCATCTATGGTAAGGCGTTTTTGCCATTGAATAGGGGAGTAAACATTTGAAATGGTTAAACACTCCTAACATGGCTTAAGTATGGTAttatatttttcacaatttaaGAAGTGATAGAACAAAGATTGTCTTTAAGAaccaaaaaactatacaaaattttatgaaCCAAGAAAAAAGATTGTCTGTTTTGGCCTTTTCAGCTGAACGCAAAGGAGATAGTCTGCGACTGGAGTGGAAGGAtctcgtaaagaaagatttaagggaagtgGGAACCTTCTGGGATGGTGTAAAGAAGaaaactttgaatagattgggatggagaagcagcgtgcgtagctgcgtttgcctcaggcagcttggtggtgcagtgagttgttagtagtagtagtagaagaacAAAATATCTTTGTAGGCCAGGGGTATTTAAATGGCAGAAGAAGGTTTGTAATTATTCAGATTATCAAATATTATCTGTTTTCGTTGCCTAAATCCTGTGGACATTCCTGTAAAAGATACAGCGGTGGCTAGCAGATGATCACGTACATTACTAAGAAATATAATGACCGGTAACTCCTAAAATAGAGTCAGAAAAAACcagaagtacactattagaaccgccttgtctGACACCCCTAAACAGGTAGCTTACCGTCCCTTGGTTTGAATAGCGAGGAAAAaacattggcttgaaaatcaaggaAAGTGGCTGAAACCATAGTAATCAATGATTAGTGAAGAATAACTCGTGTctgtaaaagcaaaaaagctacttttgaattaaaatgaaatagttgTGTTTAGGTTCTTTCAGGTTCAGCACGCTCGGTTCTTCCATTATGatagaaaattttccaatatatttgataGTTGGGAAATATATTGAATAGTACGTCGGGAGAGTGGCAAATATATTGAAAAGTTGTAATTGTActgaaaaatggatttaaatgttttttatgcTTGTACATATGTTGGTATCCCATCTAGATGTTTTTGAGCATAGGAATATTACTACCTatagtgtttttattatttgtttgccTGTTATTTATTTGTCTATGTGTGTGGCTCTCCTATTGGACCAGTGCacggtttgttatcttttagaaaGTCACACCTttctagagtctcaggcaggctgattcaaaatttaaaattgacataggaccattagattgcctgaAAATGAGAGGCAAACAAGTAATCAATGATTAGTGAAAAATAGCTCGTTTCcgtaaaagcaaaataaaaaaaaatagaaatttgagCCAATAAGAATTAATAAGAATCTGCTGGTAACTTTGAATTATGAATTAAGCAGGCATCACCGAGGGGgtgagaattaaataaataaaaacatgcatataGCTACTTTTGAAACTGATTTCggataaatttataatttctgttcgttttaagttttaatgctgctccttacctccagctgaaaaaactttcatatttattttttcattgtttttttttaatagttgctagaatatcctgcgctcccttcaaggaaattttcttccccatgacagattcctccatggaaagtttcccccgcataaccctctcccctcccccaagcaaacaatccccctgaaaacgtctgtacacttcccattaaccattactatatgtaagcactggtcaaagtttgttacttgtagcccttccacggggactgggggggagttagtcgtccccaaaaacatagctataaggtttttcgactatgttgaataaaatgactatctcacaattttgatccgttgactttgggaaaataattaccgtgggagggggcctaggtgccctccattatttttggtcatttaaaaaggcactagaactttcaattagaTAGAgctctctcgcaacattctaggaccactgggtcgatacgatcagccctggggaaaaaacagcccaaacaaataaacacgcatccgtgatctgccttctggcaaaaaatacaaaatttcacatttttgtagataggagcttgaaactcctacaatagggttctctaatacgctgaattcgatggtgtgattttcgttaagattctatgttgtttgcccctattttttaaaaaaaggcaaattttctcaagctcgtaacttttgagggataagactaaacttgatgatacttatatatttaaaatcagcattaaaatttgattcttttaatgtatctattggtatcaaaattccattttcagagttttggttactattgagcccggtcgctcATTACaaccgttcgttaccacgaactgtttgatatttgcaTTGTCCTCTTCGTTTTTTGACTGGCTATTGTTATCCTCATTTCTCTCTTCTTTACGGTTTTTCATCTTGATATTATTATCCAGTGTGTtctcaaaaattgtttataacttatagccctccCTCAGGAGCTGTGCGGGGTCATATTACTCCTAAGGGcaaagttattggacctttcgactatgcagaacaaaatggttgttccagaattttgattggacgacttTGGATAAAAAggctgtttgggggggggggtttacagAGTTTTGGGTACTATTGATCCAAGTTGTTaattacttacagtttgtttcctcgaactgtttgattgaaacGCACTTTTTAAATCTGCTCTGTTTTTTATACCGAAAAACACTtggctgaaaatttttgaaaaggggaaatttttttcagttttaagcaCGTGTAGATCATTGTCtaagaaatataagaaatattaatAACAGTTCTCACTCGGCGAATGAATATATATGAGACTAATGGTAATCTAAGcatcttttaattttggtgCAAGTTTTGGCAGTTGTCTTTTGACATAATTTTCtcagaagaaatataaaccttTCGGCTATGTTCTTGAAAACATGGCTGGAAAAATAAATCTGGGGCAGCAATATCAAACTAGAGACGGTATGGAATGCAAAGAGGCAttaaaacatcatttttatttctaatacaGAATTTGTTGTTTcaacagagtttttttttaccttttgtagTCTGACCTTTTCTAATGACAAAAGACGCTGAACAATAACATAGtggaatttttgttcatttttagcCTGAAAAACTACTAATTTGACCTTAATACATATGTTCCTGAGATTCGTCTCCTGGGGCATGATTTTGGCAGCTGTTAACGGCTTCAATTCGTAAAATCTTGGAAGTACATTGGGCAAAATACCATGCCTCATGTTCAGCCACTGGGCAGGACGGCCAGTGTCTGGACAGTGACTAAAATTAGCAGTAGCAGGATGTTTATTCATCAACTATCTTTACAATATCTTTGAAGGCTCAGCgttctttaaatttatttgaacacttttataaataaaattacttttcagGTGGCAGCCAGGACCTGGAAGTAACGTAGTATTCAAACCGACGTTTCGATTGCCAGAGGACCTAACTTGTTTAAACTGTGTCCTACAGTGGCGCTATATAGCTGGCAACAATTGGGGGATGTGTCCAGACGGTACTGGCAAGGTAGGATGCGGCACACAGGAAGAATTCCGCGCCTGCGCTGACATTACCATCACAGACGACGGTCTACCAGATAATACCACCACCACCATTGCTCCGACTCCAAAACCAAGTACCAGAGTACCTCTTACAGGTCGCCCAAGGCCACCATATGTGCCACCACCGAGAAGAACCAAAACTCCACCAACAACGACGACTACTATGGCTACAACTACAGAAAATCTCACAACTTCAGAGCTGCCAGTTACTACACCTTCAAATCCTGGGGTATATGAAGGATATGATCATGTGCCACATTTGGCACCTTATGTTGCTGGATTGGTTATATTAGGAGCGCTGCTTTTTACgctattgtttttcttatgcattattgtctatttctatagAGGTCATGCTTACGTAAAAGCATTTATAAAAGATCATGGAAAAGAAAGAAGGTTTTGGCTAACGAAAAATGTGACATCACAATATCCCTCGTCTGTTAAGACAGATAAAAACGTGCCCACATTCACTGCACCAATCACAATCTCCCACTCAGTCGTCTCCGTCCCTCTTCACTCACCCGTTGTGGTTCCTACTGTATCAGCATCAATGCCTGCTTCACCCCCACGCAAGCTGAACTATTCTCACAGTAGGGCTAAGAAGAGGGCTCCAGAGCCTCCTCCCCGTAACCCAACAACAGCACTAACTGTTTCAGATGTCAGTTCTGTGAGCACTAATGTTCCAAAGTACCCTGTAGCTATTAGTGAACCCATGAACGTAGCAATTAATGGTGTCAGTGTAGCACGTGACAGCCAATTGGAAATTACTGACATATACGTGCCTCCAAGTCAATTTTATTCAGGGGATAGTACTGCTTAAACTTATGGTGATAATATTATTGGTAAGAATTAACTGAGAAGTTTATCTGTTTTAAGTATTGTACTTGCTTGCACTCATGGGTTGTGAAAAAAGAACTCGTTTTCTTGAAATTAATTCAATGAGGTATGGAGGCCATCTGGCTGTTTTTAATATCAGTTGTGGctaaaaacttttagaaaagaatataaaatttgcaaaaaggCATTAAATGCTTATAAACATGTTGTGAAAACTTAAAAGTTGATCTTGTAAACCTGATTGAGGatacaaagaaatgaaaaagtggggagataaaaataaaaataactaacttTAAATATTAGCCAAAGCCTTGCCAAAATAATTTTAGCTGATTTcagaatttaatgaaaaatttgataCTTACTGTGCTAACTATTAGGCTGATGCAATGTTTCAATTCTGCAGCTTGAAGTCCATCTAGGAGGAGGGGAGATGAAGAGTTTTGAAAATCTGTTTAAAAACACGCATTTTTGGTTATCTAATGAATATAAGTccctaaaattatatttttactgCTAAATACCCTTTCTTAAATATATGAAccgataaccccccccccccccttcagtcCAAATTCCGATCGCAACATCGATCAAGTGACAAACCATGAGCTCACTCACAAGAAGAACTTCCACTTAATTATGCCATTTTTGATGTCAATGATTGAAGTTAACCTTGAAAAACAAGATTGTAAAAGTTTTATCGTTTATCCCTACATATTTGAAGTTATTAGCCACCCCTCTCCAGGAAAAGTGTCCTTGAAAAACTCCATCGTTGTTATCTTGTGAATGATTGAGGGGAAGCATCGGCGGTTTAAATATGGTTTATAGAATATGTGGATACGGCTGAACTTATAGCTGAACGGGAAGCCAAGATTTATTATTTAGATAAtccagataaaaaaataaaaagaata
This window harbors:
- the LOC136027884 gene encoding uncharacterized protein LOC136027884 isoform X1 codes for the protein MQSMELFLQCLLVVAIGAGVKGHGRLIDPPSRSSAWRYGFGTPNNFNDHEIYCGGFSRQHSKNRGKCGPCGDAWDLPVPRPNEGGGKYGTGTVVRTYQKGSEVEFGIELTANHHGHFEFRICQTENPREPETNECFDKHVLKRADGEGEKWQPGPGSNVVFKPTFRLPEDLTCLNCVLQWRYIAGNNWGMCPDGTGKVGCGTQEEFRACADITITDDGLPDNTTTTIAPTPKPSTRVPLTGRPRPPYVPPPRRTKTPPTTTTTMATTTENLTTSELPVTTPSNPGVYEGYDHVPHLAPYVAGLVILGALLFTLLFFLCIIVYFYRGHAYVKAFIKDHGKERRFWLTKNVTSQYPSSVKTDKNVPTFTAPITISHSVVSVPLHSPVVVPTVSASMPASPPRKLNYSHSRAKKRAPEPPPRNPTTALTVSDVSSVSTNVPKYPVAISEPMNVAINGVSVARDSQLEITDIYVPPSQFYSGDSTA
- the LOC136027884 gene encoding uncharacterized protein LOC136027884 isoform X2, whose translation is MELFLQCLLVVAIGAGVKGHGRLIDPPSRSSAWRYGFGTPNNFNDHEIYCGGFSRQHSKNRGKCGPCGDAWDLPVPRPNEGGGKYGTGTVVRTYQKGSEVEFGIELTANHHGHFEFRICQTENPREPETNECFDKHVLKRADGEGEKWQPGPGSNVVFKPTFRLPEDLTCLNCVLQWRYIAGNNWGMCPDGTGKVGCGTQEEFRACADITITDDGLPDNTTTTIAPTPKPSTRVPLTGRPRPPYVPPPRRTKTPPTTTTTMATTTENLTTSELPVTTPSNPGVYEGYDHVPHLAPYVAGLVILGALLFTLLFFLCIIVYFYRGHAYVKAFIKDHGKERRFWLTKNVTSQYPSSVKTDKNVPTFTAPITISHSVVSVPLHSPVVVPTVSASMPASPPRKLNYSHSRAKKRAPEPPPRNPTTALTVSDVSSVSTNVPKYPVAISEPMNVAINGVSVARDSQLEITDIYVPPSQFYSGDSTA